The Campylobacter sp. RM10537 genome has a segment encoding these proteins:
- a CDS encoding RNA polymerase factor sigma-54: MLKQKVTQGAKTKISQTLRSWLPILQANIEDLKENLDKFAEENPFLNVQDAIKTSEKGKNYFDSFYKNNTNSAMVESMGIGKKSVYELLSEQIIPPLFPTKKSQNIANKIIECLNHEGYFEYDQEVMQNIDEKDLENIRMRFRFLDPIGVGAKDYKEAFLFALENESIDEELYDFCKLLILDFENIQNYTKEKLYTQAISVIKKFSIPPFLEYFEDSQAIIPDIFIFRENDEIKVKINDEYYPEISIETDGIDHEYLTHYIKEAKNLVDALAMRKATLYKIGLMIVEHQYDFFVGKDIKPMTLKDIAEDLDRNASTVSRAIANKYLSCERGLIPLKDFFAFALDEEGETSNASVKDFIANLVKNENRLKPLSDSKILKLIQDEFKIDIGRRTVTKYRKHLNIASSTDRKKLYELEG, from the coding sequence ATGTTAAAACAAAAAGTTACTCAGGGCGCAAAAACAAAAATTTCTCAGACTCTACGTTCTTGGCTTCCTATTTTACAAGCCAATATAGAAGATTTAAAAGAAAATTTGGACAAATTTGCAGAAGAAAATCCTTTTTTAAATGTTCAAGATGCGATTAAAACTTCTGAAAAGGGAAAGAATTATTTTGATTCTTTTTATAAAAACAATACAAATTCAGCCATGGTTGAAAGCATGGGTATTGGTAAAAAAAGCGTTTATGAGCTTTTAAGTGAACAGATTATTCCTCCACTTTTTCCTACAAAAAAATCTCAAAATATTGCAAATAAAATTATTGAATGTCTTAACCATGAAGGATATTTTGAATATGATCAAGAAGTTATGCAAAATATCGATGAAAAGGATCTTGAAAATATTAGGATGCGCTTTAGATTTTTAGATCCAATAGGTGTAGGTGCTAAAGACTATAAAGAAGCTTTTTTATTTGCTCTAGAAAATGAAAGTATAGATGAAGAGCTTTATGATTTTTGTAAATTGCTTATATTGGATTTTGAAAATATTCAAAACTATACAAAAGAAAAATTATACACCCAAGCAATTTCTGTCATAAAAAAATTTAGTATTCCGCCTTTTTTGGAATATTTTGAAGATTCTCAAGCTATTATTCCAGATATATTTATTTTTCGTGAAAATGATGAGATTAAGGTAAAAATTAATGATGAATATTATCCTGAAATTTCTATTGAAACAGATGGAATTGATCATGAATATTTAACTCATTATATTAAAGAAGCTAAGAATTTAGTAGATGCTTTAGCTATGAGAAAAGCAACTTTGTATAAAATAGGATTAATGATAGTAGAACATCAATATGATTTTTTTGTAGGCAAAGATATCAAGCCTATGACCTTAAAAGATATTGCTGAAGATTTAGATCGTAATGCTTCTACGGTTTCAAGAGCGATTGCAAATAAATATTTAAGTTGCGAAAGAGGATTAATCCCCTTAAAAGATTTTTTTGCTTTTGCTCTTGATGAAGAAGGAGAAACTTCTAATGCGAGTGTGAAAGATTTTATTGCAAATTTAGTTAAAAATGAAAATCGCTTAAAACCTTTAAGCGATAGTAAAATTTTAAAACTTATACAAGATGAATTTAAGATTGATATTGGGCGTAGAACAGTTACTAAGTACCGAAAACATCTTAATATTGCAAGTTCTACAGATAGAAAAAAACTTTATGAACTTGAAGGATAA
- the kdpA gene encoding potassium-transporting ATPase subunit KdpA: MLEIIIVLLISFGLSLIFGRYLYKIANFKKTIFDFIFNPIDALIYKICAIDRKNMTWKQYSLHLCIFNFLVAIFSFIIFLFQDKFFLNPNSIKSMSLDLSLNTAISFITNTNLQHYIGENALSLFSQSTGILLAMFVSGVSGYCACIAFCRAFCGMQMGNYYEDFTRIMTRLILPLSFIISLIFISQGVVQNYYPNFHLITLENKIQTIATGPVAAIESIKHLGTNGGGFFGANSSMPFENPNALTNLIQILSMMLIPSSCVVVFGLMVHYKKEKQGFVLMGKQGGVIFGAMSIIFLISLVIIHHSETIPNPNLSSLELNQTLGNLEGKELRFGVNSSSLFSAITTAFTTGSINNMHDSLNPLSIGVAMLNMMLNVAFGGDGVGLMNMMIYVILCVFICALMIGRTPEFLGKKIESKQMKLIALAILIHPLLILVLSAFGVIFAKDSISNPNFHGLAQILYEFTSATANNGSGLEGLKDNDLFWNLSTAFAMFCGRYLILIIQLAIAGSFLKQKTQEGSTNTLKTDSLTFMFVLICIVYIFTALTFFPVLTLSSVAEYLSLWY; this comes from the coding sequence ATGTTAGAAATTATAATAGTGCTTCTGATATCTTTTGGCTTATCTTTAATTTTTGGACGTTATTTATATAAAATCGCTAATTTTAAAAAAACTATTTTTGATTTTATTTTTAATCCTATAGATGCTTTAATTTATAAAATTTGTGCTATTGATAGAAAAAATATGACTTGGAAACAGTATTCTTTGCATTTGTGTATTTTTAATTTTTTAGTAGCTATTTTTTCTTTTATTATTTTTTTGTTTCAAGATAAATTTTTTTTAAATCCTAATTCCATCAAATCTATGTCTTTAGATCTGAGTTTAAATACTGCTATTAGTTTTATTACTAATACTAATTTACAGCATTATATTGGAGAAAATGCTTTAAGTTTATTTTCTCAAAGTACAGGAATTTTACTTGCTATGTTTGTTTCTGGCGTAAGTGGATATTGTGCTTGTATAGCTTTTTGTAGAGCATTTTGTGGTATGCAAATGGGAAATTATTATGAAGATTTTACTCGTATAATGACGCGCTTGATACTTCCTTTAAGTTTTATTATTTCTTTAATTTTCATTTCACAAGGTGTAGTGCAAAATTATTATCCAAATTTTCATCTTATAACTTTAGAAAATAAAATTCAAACTATAGCTACAGGTCCTGTTGCTGCTATTGAGTCGATCAAACACTTGGGAACTAATGGTGGAGGATTTTTTGGAGCCAACTCAAGCATGCCTTTTGAAAATCCCAATGCCTTGACTAATCTTATACAAATTTTATCTATGATGCTTATTCCAAGTTCTTGTGTTGTAGTTTTTGGCTTGATGGTTCATTATAAAAAAGAAAAGCAAGGTTTTGTTTTAATGGGAAAGCAAGGCGGTGTTATTTTCGGAGCTATGAGTATTATTTTCTTAATTTCTTTAGTTATTATCCATCATAGTGAAACTATCCCAAATCCTAATTTATCTTCTTTAGAGCTTAATCAAACTTTGGGTAATTTAGAGGGTAAAGAATTAAGATTTGGAGTTAATTCATCTAGTCTATTTAGCGCTATTACAACTGCTTTTACAACGGGAAGTATTAACAATATGCACGATAGTTTAAATCCTTTAAGTATAGGAGTTGCTATGCTTAATATGATGCTTAATGTTGCTTTTGGTGGCGATGGTGTTGGGCTTATGAATATGATGATTTATGTTATTTTATGTGTATTTATTTGTGCTTTAATGATAGGAAGAACTCCAGAATTTTTAGGAAAAAAAATAGAAAGTAAGCAAATGAAACTTATTGCCTTGGCTATTTTGATACATCCTTTATTAATTCTTGTTTTAAGTGCATTTGGAGTAATTTTCGCAAAAGACAGTATTTCAAATCCTAACTTTCATGGTTTAGCTCAAATTTTATATGAATTTACATCTGCAACCGCAAATAATGGATCTGGACTCGAGGGACTTAAAGATAATGATTTATTTTGGAATTTAAGTACAGCTTTTGCTATGTTTTGTGGACGTTATCTTATATTAATCATACAATTAGCAATTGCAGGATCGTTTTTAAAGCAAAAAACTCAAGAAGGTAGCACAAATACCTTAAAAACAGATAGTTTGACTTTTATGTTTGTTTTAATTTGTATAGTTTATATTTTTACAGCATTAACCTTTTTTCCGGTGCTAACGCTTTCTAGTGTGGCTGAATATTTATCTTTGTGGTATTAA
- the kdpB gene encoding potassium-transporting ATPase subunit KdpB: protein MSKKQNKLITKEILSTAIKGAFFKFDPRFMIKNPTMFIVEIGFVITLILSFFPSLFGGDNQERIYNILITLILFVTLLFANFAESIAEGRGKAQAATLKQSKKDFKARLIKNDGSEEMLSASKLKIGDIVLVRAGELIPNDGEVIEGAASVDESAITGESAPVMREAGGDFSSVTGGTTVLTDFLKIKILVGAGESFLDKMINLVEGAARQKTPNEIALNILLIVLSLSFLIVVVSLYPFMQFLNVNLPISWLIALLVCLIPTTIGGLLSAIGIAGMDRVTCFNVIALSGKAVENCGDVDTMILDKTGTITFGNRLANEFYEVQGVNKDQLINACLLSSLKDETPEGKSIVVLANKMGYHCDQKEIQDAIDFSAQNRMSGVNLKDGTQIRKGAFDTIKTYIDKMGGKIPSDLETKVMQISNLGGTPLVVSQNKEILGVIYLKDTVKPGLKERFAKLRKMGIKTLMCTGDNPLTAATIAKEAGLDGFIAECKPEDKIEAIKKEQAEGKIVAMTGDGTNDAPALAQADVGIAMNSGTAAAKEAANMIDLDSNPTKILEIVEIGKGLLITRGSLTTFSMANDIAKYFAILPAMFSVVLPQMQILNIMHLQTPQSAILSALIFNAIIIPLLIPIAMRGVKFRAIKSEMLLLRNLGIYGIGGVIAPFIGIKIIDIPTAWLLRILGV from the coding sequence ATGTCTAAAAAACAAAATAAACTTATCACAAAAGAAATTTTAAGCACTGCTATTAAAGGAGCATTTTTTAAATTTGATCCACGCTTTATGATTAAAAATCCTACAATGTTTATTGTAGAGATTGGTTTTGTTATCACGCTTATTTTAAGTTTTTTTCCTAGTTTATTTGGGGGAGATAATCAAGAAAGGATTTATAATATTTTAATCACTTTAATTCTTTTTGTTACTTTATTGTTTGCAAATTTTGCAGAAAGTATAGCAGAAGGCAGAGGCAAAGCACAAGCAGCTACTTTAAAGCAAAGTAAAAAAGATTTTAAAGCAAGATTAATTAAAAATGATGGTAGCGAAGAAATGTTAAGTGCTAGTAAATTAAAAATAGGCGATATTGTTTTAGTTAGAGCAGGAGAGCTTATACCTAATGATGGAGAAGTTATCGAAGGGGCAGCTAGTGTTGATGAATCAGCAATTACTGGAGAAAGTGCACCTGTGATGCGTGAAGCAGGGGGTGATTTTTCTTCTGTAACTGGAGGAACAACGGTTTTAACGGATTTTTTAAAAATTAAAATTTTAGTAGGTGCTGGAGAAAGTTTCTTGGATAAAATGATTAATTTAGTTGAAGGAGCTGCACGTCAAAAAACGCCAAATGAAATCGCATTAAATATTCTTTTAATTGTTCTTAGTCTCAGTTTTTTAATTGTTGTAGTTAGTTTATATCCTTTTATGCAATTTTTAAACGTTAATTTACCTATTTCTTGGCTAATTGCTTTACTTGTATGTTTAATTCCTACTACTATAGGAGGACTTCTTTCAGCTATAGGTATAGCTGGAATGGATAGAGTAACTTGTTTTAATGTGATAGCACTTTCTGGAAAAGCGGTAGAAAATTGCGGTGATGTTGATACTATGATTTTAGATAAAACAGGTACAATTACTTTTGGCAATCGTTTGGCTAATGAATTTTACGAAGTCCAAGGTGTTAATAAAGATCAATTAATCAATGCATGCTTACTATCTTCCTTAAAAGATGAAACTCCAGAAGGAAAAAGTATCGTTGTATTAGCAAATAAAATGGGATATCACTGTGATCAAAAAGAAATTCAAGATGCGATTGATTTTAGTGCTCAAAATAGAATGAGCGGTGTTAATTTAAAGGATGGTACTCAAATTCGCAAAGGAGCTTTTGACACTATTAAGACCTATATTGATAAAATGGGTGGAAAAATTCCAAGTGATTTAGAAACAAAAGTAATGCAAATTTCAAATCTGGGTGGAACTCCTTTAGTAGTAAGTCAAAATAAAGAAATTTTAGGAGTGATTTATCTAAAAGATACTGTAAAACCAGGTCTTAAGGAGCGATTTGCAAAATTAAGAAAAATGGGTATTAAAACTCTTATGTGCACTGGGGATAATCCTCTAACAGCTGCTACGATAGCTAAAGAAGCTGGACTCGATGGTTTTATAGCAGAATGCAAACCAGAAGATAAAATAGAAGCCATAAAAAAAGAACAAGCAGAAGGTAAGATTGTTGCAATGACAGGAGATGGTACTAATGATGCTCCAGCACTCGCACAAGCTGATGTAGGTATTGCAATGAATTCAGGAACAGCAGCTGCTAAAGAAGCAGCTAATATGATTGATCTTGACTCAAATCCTACAAAAATTTTAGAAATTGTAGAAATAGGTAAAGGTTTATTAATTACTAGAGGAAGTTTAACAACTTTTAGCATGGCTAATGATATTGCTAAATATTTTGCTATTTTACCAGCTATGTTTAGTGTAGTTTTGCCACAAATGCAAATTTTAAATATTATGCATTTACAAACCCCTCAAAGTGCGATTTTATCGGCATTAATTTTTAATGCAATAATAATTCCTTTACTTATACCTATTGCTATGCGTGGTGTTAAATTTAGAGCCATTAAAAGTGAAATGTTGCTTTTGAGAAATTTAGGAATTTATGGAATTGGCGGAGTAATTGCTCCTTTTATTGGTATTAAAATTATTGATATTCCTACAGCTTGGTTGCTTAGAATTTTAGGAGTTTAG
- the kdpC gene encoding potassium-transporting ATPase subunit KdpC, translated as MIRTLLSFFVVMLVLCCIVYPFVLNETARFIFPYEASGSLIDKNGKATLDINKAVGSKLLGQAFTQPYFLHGRSSAINYNTSDTNQSIVNSGGFNYAMSNPELKERITKDLNQFLKQNPHILKKEIPIDLLSASASGLDPHISKQAAWIQIPRIMKFSKLDQNQVEKIINNNTEDKFLGIFGEMKVNVLKANIAISQAMKEGKNATTNTRTNS; from the coding sequence ATGATTAGAACTTTGCTTAGTTTTTTTGTTGTTATGCTTGTTTTATGCTGCATTGTCTATCCCTTTGTTTTAAATGAAACAGCTAGATTTATTTTTCCTTATGAGGCAAGTGGAAGTTTGATCGATAAAAATGGAAAAGCTACGCTTGATATAAATAAAGCAGTTGGATCAAAGCTTTTAGGACAAGCTTTTACCCAGCCTTATTTTTTACACGGAAGAAGTTCAGCTATAAATTATAATACAAGTGACACTAATCAAAGCATTGTTAATTCTGGCGGTTTTAATTATGCTATGTCCAATCCAGAATTAAAAGAGCGTATAACAAAAGATTTAAATCAATTTTTAAAACAAAATCCACATATTTTAAAAAAAGAAATTCCTATTGATTTATTAAGTGCTTCAGCCTCAGGACTTGATCCTCATATTAGCAAACAAGCGGCATGGATACAAATTCCTCGTATAATGAAATTTTCAAAATTAGATCAAAATCAAGTAGAAAAAATTATTAATAATAACACAGAAGATAAGTTTTTGGGTATTTTTGGTGAGATGAAAGTTAATGTTTTAAAAGCTAATATAGCAATAAGTCAAGCTATGAAAGAGGGTAAAAATGCAACGACAAACACCCGAACAAATTCTTAA
- a CDS encoding sensor histidine kinase, with protein sequence MQRQTPEQILKKFEVRAKEEEKNKFAKLKIFLGYAAGSGKTYAMLSEARNLLQNGVDVVLGYIEPHDRPETMSLTEGFESIENLEISYKNIILKEFDLDATLKRKPALVLVDELAHTNAKGLRNEKRFQDIEELLKAGIDVYTTLNIQHLESLNDLVANISKIEVKERIPDSIFDEADQVELVDIEPNKLLKRMQEGKIYKEKQAKLALENFFRQERLIALREIALRRLASRVNLRANEQRLINDDLTYHTGEHILVCINESNAKVIRSAARLASAFHAKLSAICIKNSNLEEDKLLKENLELAKSFNAEIISVYDEDIASQIAEYSSISNVSKIVLGKNKNKKKFKEEIFEAVAKKSPNIDLYLVNESEIKTPKIARKKGFNFLNFIMINAILLLAIIIAFVFHQFDTQPSNIMMVFILAVFSSSFISDSKFYALYSSLISVLFYNFFFLKPFFSFKIHDSANIVTFSTMFIVGFLTSIFTRRLKLQSKELAKRAYRTAILLENSEKLARVKSKQELWEQLGNQALKLLNLPIIIYPMSKNNILSKPLLFFNNDKQILKNCFSADEIAIAQWVATNRERAGLCTNTLPNANAMYLPIEDGEKTKGVIGIVLKEKRPLQDFQYEILNALINEVGVRTRDIFLL encoded by the coding sequence ATGCAACGACAAACACCCGAACAAATTCTTAAGAAATTTGAAGTAAGGGCTAAAGAAGAGGAAAAAAATAAATTTGCCAAGTTGAAAATATTTTTAGGCTATGCAGCAGGATCTGGTAAAACTTATGCTATGCTAAGTGAAGCTAGAAATTTATTGCAAAATGGAGTTGATGTGGTTTTAGGTTATATAGAGCCACATGATAGACCTGAAACTATGAGTTTAACTGAAGGTTTTGAGAGTATTGAAAATCTTGAAATTTCTTATAAAAATATTATTTTAAAAGAATTTGATTTAGATGCCACCTTAAAAAGAAAACCAGCTTTGGTTTTAGTTGATGAGCTAGCGCATACCAATGCAAAAGGTCTTAGAAATGAAAAGCGTTTTCAAGATATAGAAGAGTTATTAAAAGCTGGCATTGATGTTTATACTACTTTAAATATTCAGCATTTAGAAAGCTTAAATGATTTGGTGGCAAATATCAGTAAAATAGAAGTTAAAGAAAGAATTCCTGATAGTATTTTTGATGAAGCTGATCAAGTAGAACTTGTTGATATTGAACCTAATAAACTTTTAAAAAGAATGCAAGAGGGTAAAATTTATAAAGAAAAGCAGGCTAAATTAGCTTTAGAAAATTTTTTCAGACAAGAAAGATTGATAGCTTTAAGGGAAATTGCTTTAAGAAGGCTTGCATCAAGGGTAAATTTAAGAGCGAATGAACAAAGACTTATTAATGATGATCTAACTTATCATACCGGAGAACATATTTTAGTTTGCATCAATGAAAGTAATGCCAAGGTTATCAGGTCAGCTGCAAGGCTTGCAAGTGCTTTTCATGCAAAATTAAGTGCTATTTGTATAAAAAATTCCAATCTTGAAGAAGATAAATTATTAAAAGAAAATTTAGAACTTGCAAAGAGTTTTAATGCTGAAATCATTAGTGTTTATGATGAAGATATAGCGAGTCAAATTGCTGAGTATTCTAGCATTAGTAATGTTTCTAAGATAGTTTTGGGAAAAAATAAAAATAAGAAGAAATTTAAAGAAGAAATTTTTGAAGCTGTAGCGAAAAAAAGTCCAAATATTGACTTGTATCTCGTTAATGAAAGTGAAATTAAAACGCCTAAAATAGCCAGAAAAAAAGGTTTTAATTTTTTAAATTTTATTATGATTAATGCTATATTATTATTAGCAATTATAATAGCTTTTGTATTTCATCAATTTGACACGCAACCTAGCAATATAATGATGGTTTTTATTTTGGCAGTTTTTAGTTCTTCTTTTATATCGGATAGCAAATTTTATGCTTTATATTCTTCTTTAATCAGTGTATTGTTTTATAATTTTTTCTTTTTGAAGCCTTTTTTTAGTTTTAAAATTCATGATAGTGCGAATATAGTTACTTTTTCAACTATGTTTATTGTCGGTTTTTTAACTTCTATTTTTACAAGAAGATTAAAACTTCAATCTAAAGAATTAGCAAAAAGAGCTTATAGAACAGCAATTTTGCTTGAAAATAGTGAAAAGTTAGCTAGAGTAAAAAGTAAACAAGAGCTTTGGGAGCAACTAGGCAATCAAGCCTTAAAATTATTAAATTTACCTATAATTATTTATCCTATGAGTAAAAATAATATCTTATCTAAACCATTATTGTTTTTTAATAATGATAAGCAAATACTCAAAAATTGTTTCAGTGCTGATGAAATTGCTATCGCTCAATGGGTGGCTACAAATCGTGAAAGAGCTGGACTTTGTACAAATACTTTACCGAATGCTAATGCAATGTATTTGCCCATAGAAGATGGGGAAAAGACAAAAGGGGTTATTGGTATAGTTTTAAAAGAAAAGCGTCCTTTGCAAGATTTTCAATATGAGATTTTAAATGCTTTAATTAATGAAGTTGGGGTAAGAACGAGAGATATATTTTTGTTATAA
- the uvrB gene encoding excinuclease ABC subunit UvrB → MLELTSEFKPSPDQKQAIEGIVKSIKKGNKYQTLLGVTGSGKTFTMANVIKELQMPTLIMSHNKSLCAQLYSEFKGFFSKNHVEYFISYYDYYQPEAYIPRTDVFIEKDSSTNEDLERLRLSATASLLSYKDVICIASVSANYGLGNPNEYIGMVLIFELGMQISQKELLKKLVDMGYKRNDNFFDRADFRVQGDIIDIYPAYYEDEVVRLEFFGDELDSMYHYNVLENKKGKDLKRFILYPTSQFSVGEIRLKQAIKDIKQELNERLAQFELENKLVEYQRLKQRVEFDLEMLTSTGMCKGVENYARHLTGLKAGDTPYTLFDYFAIQDRKFLVIVDESHVSLPQFRGMFAGDRSRKQTLVDYGFRLPSALDNRPLMFDEFIHKNCQFLFVSATPAPLELELSKENIFHQIMRPTGLLDPLIELKDSDNQVEILFDEAKKVINKNERVLVTVLTKKLAEELTRYYLELGIKVKYMHSDIDAIERNEIIRNLRSGAFDMLIGINLLREGLDLPEVSLIAIMDADKEGFLRSTTSLIQTMGRAARNVNGKVLLFCKKITKSMQEAIDITNERRKLQENYNKKHNITPTSVKRHIEESLKNEEDLGEIYRKGKKLEKIPASERAKLIKELRKQMLEAAKALEFEKAAAIRDEINKMKNL, encoded by the coding sequence ATGTTAGAACTTACAAGCGAATTTAAACCAAGTCCTGATCAAAAACAAGCCATAGAAGGCATAGTAAAAAGCATTAAAAAGGGTAATAAATATCAAACTTTATTAGGTGTAACAGGTAGTGGAAAAACTTTTACTATGGCTAATGTTATCAAAGAGCTTCAAATGCCAACACTCATCATGAGTCATAATAAAAGTTTGTGCGCTCAGCTTTATAGCGAATTTAAAGGTTTCTTTTCTAAAAATCATGTAGAATACTTTATCTCTTATTATGATTATTACCAACCAGAAGCTTATATTCCACGTACAGATGTTTTCATAGAAAAAGATAGCTCTACTAATGAAGATCTAGAAAGATTAAGACTAAGTGCCACAGCCTCACTCTTAAGTTATAAAGATGTTATATGTATTGCAAGTGTTTCAGCTAATTATGGGCTTGGAAATCCAAATGAATATATTGGAATGGTTTTAATTTTCGAACTTGGTATGCAAATTTCACAAAAAGAACTTCTTAAAAAACTTGTAGATATGGGTTATAAAAGAAATGATAATTTTTTTGATCGTGCAGATTTTCGCGTACAAGGTGACATTATAGATATTTATCCTGCTTATTATGAAGATGAAGTAGTAAGACTTGAATTTTTTGGTGATGAACTTGATAGCATGTATCATTATAATGTTTTAGAAAACAAAAAAGGCAAGGATTTAAAACGCTTTATTTTATATCCTACAAGTCAATTTAGCGTCGGTGAAATACGTTTAAAACAAGCTATTAAAGATATCAAACAAGAATTAAATGAACGTTTAGCTCAATTTGAACTTGAAAATAAACTTGTAGAGTATCAACGCTTAAAACAACGCGTTGAATTTGATCTTGAAATGCTTACAAGTACAGGTATGTGCAAAGGTGTAGAAAATTACGCTAGACATTTAACAGGCTTAAAAGCTGGGGATACACCATATACGCTATTTGATTATTTTGCTATTCAAGATAGGAAATTTCTTGTTATTGTTGATGAAAGTCATGTTTCACTACCTCAATTTCGCGGAATGTTTGCTGGAGATAGAAGTAGAAAACAAACTTTAGTAGATTATGGTTTTCGCTTGCCTTCAGCGCTTGATAATCGTCCTTTAATGTTTGATGAATTTATCCACAAAAATTGTCAATTTCTTTTTGTTTCAGCTACTCCAGCACCTCTAGAACTTGAACTTAGCAAAGAAAATATTTTTCATCAAATTATGCGTCCAACAGGTTTACTTGATCCATTAATAGAATTAAAAGATAGCGATAATCAAGTTGAAATTTTGTTTGATGAAGCTAAAAAAGTGATTAATAAAAATGAACGTGTATTAGTTACAGTACTAACCAAAAAACTAGCTGAAGAGCTTACAAGATACTATTTAGAACTTGGTATTAAGGTAAAATATATGCATTCAGATATCGATGCAATAGAACGCAATGAAATCATTAGAAATCTTAGAAGTGGTGCTTTTGATATGTTAATTGGTATCAATTTACTTAGAGAAGGGCTTGATTTGCCTGAAGTTTCACTCATTGCCATTATGGATGCTGATAAAGAAGGATTTTTAAGAAGCACAACAAGTCTTATACAAACTATGGGAAGGGCGGCAAGAAATGTTAATGGAAAAGTATTACTTTTTTGTAAAAAAATTACAAAATCTATGCAAGAAGCTATAGATATAACTAATGAGCGTCGCAAACTTCAAGAAAATTACAATAAAAAACACAATATAACCCCAACTTCAGTCAAACGCCATATAGAAGAAAGTTTAAAAAATGAAGAAGATTTGGGAGAAATTTATCGCAAAGGTAAAAAACTAGAAAAAATACCTGCTAGTGAAAGAGCTAAACTCATTAAAGAACTTCGAAAACAAATGTTAGAAGCAGCAAAAGCTCTTGAATTTGAAAAAGCGGCAGCCATAAGGGATGAAATTAACAAAATGAAAAATTTATAA
- a CDS encoding type II secretion system protein, whose protein sequence is MKKAFTLLELVFVVLILGILIGISLNFSGKNKDEAKILKLKIDYEMLSSALSLMRTQAELKEIAFMANLDQAKFNTPREKLFYCVDQNGYSLLDSPIYSDFNSWMKITINQYRFFLNSKEYIDFIYHPNDGILECINSKYCKDLQ, encoded by the coding sequence ATGAAAAAAGCTTTTACTTTGCTTGAATTAGTTTTTGTTGTTTTGATTTTAGGAATACTTATAGGTATATCTTTAAATTTTTCAGGTAAAAACAAAGATGAAGCAAAAATTTTAAAATTAAAAATAGATTATGAAATGTTAAGCTCAGCTTTGTCACTCATGCGTACTCAAGCTGAGCTTAAGGAAATTGCTTTTATGGCAAATCTTGATCAAGCTAAATTTAACACCCCAAGAGAAAAACTTTTTTATTGTGTCGATCAAAATGGCTACTCTTTGCTTGATTCTCCCATTTATTCTGATTTTAATTCTTGGATGAAAATCACAATTAATCAATATAGATTTTTTTTAAATTCAAAAGAATATATCGATTTTATTTATCATCCTAATGATGGTATTTTAGAGTGCATAAATTCAAAATATTGTAAAGATTTGCAATGA